In Candidatus Thermoplasmatota archaeon, the genomic window CGCCGCGGCCACGCCCGTGGCGACCTCGGTGAGCCGAGCGACGACGCGGTCGCGCGTCGACGGTACGTAGGATCGGAGCGTGCCGCGCAGGCGCACGCGATCCGGCAGTACGTTGAACGCGTCGCCCCCCTGGATCATGCCGACGGAAAGGATGGCCGCCTCGAGGGGGTCCACGTTTCGCGCGACGACCGTCTGCAGCGCGGCCACGACGTGCGCGGAGGCGACGATGGCGTCGTTGGCAAGATGCGGAAGAGCGCCGTGGCCGCCGCCGCCCTCCAGCTCGATCTCGAAGCGGTCCACGGCGGCCATGCACGGTCCCGGCGTGGCCCCGATCCAGCCGACCGGGCGCTTGTTCCACACGTGAAGGCCAAACGAGGCGACGGGCGCGGGATCGGCAAGCGCGCCGTCGGCGATCATTCCCTTGGCGCCGTCGGCGATCTCCTCGGCGGGCTGGAAGACGAAGCGGATGCGTCCCGCGATCTGCGCCTTTCGCGTGGCAAAGGCCTTCGCAAGGGCAAGGCCGATGGCCACGTGCGCGTCGTGGCCGCACGCGTGGCTCACGCCCGCGTTCACCGAGGCGTACGGCGCGCCCGTGGCCTCCTGCACGGGAAGGGCGTCCATGTCGAAGCGAAGGAGGATGCAAGGTCCGGGACGGGCGCCCACGAGGTCGGCGACGACGCCCGTCCTGCCGACGCCCGTGCGCACGGGCAGGCCAAGCCTGCGAAGCTCGTCGGCCACGACGCCGGCCGTGCGGGTCTCCTTGAAACCAAGCTCCGGGTGCTGGTGGACGTCGCGCCGCCGCGCGATCATCTCCGGTTCGAGCGCGGCAAGGTCGGCGTCGAGGTCGGGGGGCACGCGGCGGGAAAGGCTACGCTGGGGAAAAGGGTTGGGAAAAGGCGGAACGGGCGGGGGAGGAATCCCCCGCGCCCCCTCTTTCCCGCTCTCGGCGGCCCTTCGTGGCGCCGACGAACGATCTAACTTTCGATCTCGAGGCAGATGCCGGCCGCGACGGTCGTGCCCATGTCGCGGATGGCAAAGCGCGCGAGCTGCGGGATGTCCTTGAAGGTCTCGAGGGCCAGCGGGCGCGTCGGGCGGATCTTGACGACGCCGATGTCCCCCGTCTTCAGGAACTGCGGGTTCTGCTCCGTCGTGGCGCCCGTCTTCGGGTCCTTCTTCTCGAGGAGGGCCTCGAAGGTGCAGGCGACCTGCGCCGTGTGGCAGTGGAAGACCGGCGTGTAGCCGACCGAGATGGCCGAGGGGTGCTTGAGCACGACGACCTGGGCCTTGAACGACTTTGCCACCTTGGGCGGGTTGCTCTGGGGCCCGCACACGTCGCCGCGGCGCACGTCGTCCTTGCCGACGCCGCGCACGTTGAAGCCGATGTTGTCGCCGGGCCCGGCCTGCGGGATCTTCTCGTGGTGCATCTCGATGTCCTTGACCTCGCCGGCCTTGTTGCTCGGGTTGAAGATGACCTTGTCGCCGGGCTTCAAGACGCCCGTCTCGACGCGGCCCACGGGCACCGTGCCGATGCCGGTGATCGTGTAGACGTCCTGGACGGGGACGCGCAGCGGCTTGTCCGTGGCCTTGGCGGGCTCCTTGATGGCGTCGAGCGTCTCGACGAGCGTTTGCTTGGTCCATCCGAGCTTGTCGCTCTTCTTCGCGACGTTGTCGCCGTGGTAGGCGCTGATGGGAATGTAGCCGAGAACCTGTTCGGGCTTGAAGCCCACGGTCTTCAGGAGCTTCTCCGCGTCCGCCTTGATCGCTTCGAACTTCTTCTGGTCGTAGTTCTGCGTGTCCATCTTGTTGACGGCCACGATGATCTGCTGCACGCCGAGCACCTTCGCGAGGTACACGTGCTCGCGGGTCTGCTCCTGGATGCCCTCGGAGGCGCCGACGACGATGACGGCGCAGTCGGCCTGGCTCGTGCCCGTGATCATGTTCTTCACGAAGTCACGGTGGCCCGGGGCGTCGATGATGGTGAAGTAGGTCTTGTTCGTCTCGAACTTCTTGTGCGCGATGTCGATCGTGACGCCGCGCTCGCGCTCCTCCTTGAGGTTGTCCATGACGTAGGCGAACTCGAAACCGCCCTTGCCCTTCTCCTCGGCCTCCTTCTTGAGCTGGTCGAGCACGTACTGCGGGATCGTGCCGGTGTCCAGCAAAAGCCGGCCGACGGTGGTGCTCTTGCCGTGGTCGACGTGGCCGATGAAGACGATGTTCATGTGGGGCTTGGTTGCCATGGATTTCGCCTCGGAAACGGTATTTAAACCCTGGGGGCTTGGTTCGTATACGCCATTCCCTATTTAACGGATGCGCCGGGGCGGGTGCCGAGTAGGCCGTTGCCGAAATCTTTTCCCGCGAGCCGGCGTTGGCGCCGCGTGCGCCCGCTTTTCGCGCTGCTGCTTGCAGCCTCGCTTTTCTCGACCGTCCTCTCGGGCTGCCTGGACCCTGCCGGCACCGACCGCGACGCCCCGGACCCGCCGCCCTCGCTCTTTCTGCCCGCGCTCGTGTGCGACCCGGTCTGCAACTCCGTCGCTTCGGGCGTGGCAACGCCCGCCAACGAGCCCCACATCGCCGTGAACCCGCGCAACCCGCTCAACATCGTGGCCGGCGGCAACGACTACACGGGCCCCGTGGCGGATTCGTGGACGGGGTACTACTACTCGAACGACGGGGGCAAGACCTGGACGCGCGGCCTTACGCCCGGATGCCCCGGCTGCACGCCGACGGTTCCGCCAAGCCCGCTTTCGGCCTTTGGCCTGGCCGGCGACGCCGTCGTCGCCTTCGACAAGGACGGCAACGCGTACCTCTCGGGCTTGGCGACGCGCCGCGCGGGCCTCACCTCAAGCGGTGGAAGCGCGATCTTCGTCTCGAAGAGCACGGACGGCGGCGCCACGTGGCCGCAGGTCACGCTCGTGCACACGCTCGACGGGACGGCGGGATTCCACGACAAGGAGTGGATCGCCACGGGCCCCAACGGCGAGGTCTACGTCGCTTGGGCCCTGTTCCTTGCGTCCTCTCTTCCGAGCATCGTCTTCTCGCGCAGCGTGGACGGCGGTCGCACGTGGCTGCCCGCGCCGGTGGTCATCTCGGATCTCGCGGGCGCGAGCCTTGCCAACCAGGGCGCGATCGTCGTGGTGGGCAGCGACGGCACGCTGTACGTCACGTGGATCGACCACGCGACGCGGCGCATCGTGCTCGCCAGGAGCACGGACCGCGGCGACACGTGGACGCGCCCGACCGAGGTCGCGCGCATCACGCCGATCGGGCAGCTTCCAAACGCCGCCTACCGCACGCCCGACCTCCACACGTTTGCGATCGACGCAAGCGACGGGCCCACGAAGGACGCGCTGTACGTCGCCTGGCACGACAAGCGCAACGGCGATGCGGACATCTTCCTGTCGCGGTCGCTCGACGGCGGCGCGACCTGGAGCGCGCCGCTTCGGGTGAACGACGACGAGGTGGGAAACGGCAAGGACCAGTGGATGCCGGGCATCTCCGTCTCGGACGCGGGCCTCGTCTCGCTCCTCTTCTACGACCGGCGCGAGGACTCCGCCAACAAGCTTCTGCGGACGTACTACGCGTGGAGCGACGGCGAGCGCGTGCTTGGCAACTTCGCCCTCTCGGACGTCGCCTTCGACGGCGATCTTGGAAAAGGAAGCGCGGTGGGCGGCGCGATCAACCCGCAGGCGTCGTTCATGGGCGACTACCAGGCGATCGCCTCGGGCCCCGGCTTTGCGATCGGCATCTGGGCCGACACGCGCACGGGGGCTACAACGAACAGCGATCTCTACACGGCGCGCGTGCAGCTGCCCACCCGGTAGGCGCCAAGGGGGCGAGGGGACCTCGGCCCGGAGCGGTCGCGGGGAACGCCCGGCGGGCCTTCGGAAATCCGCGACGATCGTACCCAACCTTCCAAGAGACCCCTCGCGAAACCGTGCGCAATGCACCGTCCGTTCGCCTCACAGGTGGGCTCCGACGCAAGCCCGAGCCCCACGCGCGGGCGCCTCCTCGCCATCGTCACCGCGTCCTTGCTGCTGACCGGACTGGCGTCCGTGCCCCACGCAACCGCGAACCACCCGCAGACCGTGACGACGCCCCAGGGCACGTTTTCGATCCAGTTCGACCACGATGGCGACAACGAGTGGTGGGTCGAGGTGCTCGTGCGCGGCGCCGAGGGAGACGGCGCCGTGACCGTCGAGGCGAGGGCCGAGTCGGGTCCGTATCACCATCTCCAGGCCAAGGCCGTCGTCGACGGTTGGTCCAAGTGGGGAACCAACACGCAGGACCAATTCCGCGTTCCGCCCGGCGACCGGGTCAAGTTCCGCGCCTTCGTGATCGACAACGTGACGGGCAACGGCGGCTTCGTCGAAAGCTGCTTCTTCACGCACCCGCAAGGGGTGGAGCAATGCGACACGCCCCCGCCCCCAGGCGAATTCGACGCGACGTTCAGCGGCGTCAAAGGCAACAACTGGTGGGTCGAGGTCCGGGTCTCGGCCAACGAGCCCCTTGCCGGCGTCGACGCGCGCGTCAACTGCGCCGACCCGTGGCGCCCCCTTGAACTCAAGTCCTGGGGCTCGTGGGCCGCAAGCTTCCACATCCCCACCGGAAGCAAGGTCGACTTCCGCGCCCGCTCGACCGACGGCGACCAGGACCTCTCCCAAGGCTACACGTGGACGTCGGCCACGCCGACGTCCGGCTGCGGGGAGGCGCCGCCGCCTCCGCCACCGGGCGAATTCGACGCGACGTTCAGCGGCGTCAAAGGCAACAACTGGTGGGTCGAGACCAAGGTCACGGCCAACCAGCCGCTCGCCGGCGTGGATGCCCGCATCAACTGCGCCGACCCGTGGCGCCCCCTTGAACTCAAGTCCTGGGGCTCGTGGGCCGCAAGCTTCCACATCCCCACCGGAAGCAAGGTCGACTTCCGCGCCCGCTCCTCCGGCGGAGCGCACGACCTCTCCGGCGGGTACGTGTGGCCGGAGGCCACGCCAACGAGCGCGTGCGGCAGCACGCCGCCGCCCCCGCCGGGCGCCTACTTCGCCTCGTTCAGCGGCGTCAAGGGCAACGCCTGGTGGATCGAGGCCAAGGTGAGCGCGGAAGGAGGCCCGGTGAACGCCGTGGACGCGCGCGTGAACGGCGGCACGTGGGTCGCCATGACGCTTCGCAGCTGGGGCGCCTGGGCCGTGTCGACGCACGCGCCCGAGGGCTCCCTCGTCGAGTTCCGAGTGCGCGGCCAGGGCCAGCAGCTCGACTTCTCGCAGAACGGATGGACGTGGACGGCCGCCACCCTGTATCCGAACCCGGCCGAGTCGGGCCCGACGTTCAACGTCAAATGGCACAACGTCAAGGGGAACGCGGGGTGGGCCCAGGTCAACACCTACTCGAACGAGCGGCTTTCGAGGGTGGACCTGCGGATCGATGGCGGCGCGTGGCACGAGATGGTGCTGCAGACGTACGGGGATTGGACGCGCGCGATCTCGATCCCGAACGGATCCTACGTGCAGTTCCGCGCGACCGACTTCGGCGGCGGCCGCACGCTGCTTTCGCCGGAGTTCGTCTGGCCCAGCCTGCGCGAGGTGAAGCCTTGGCCCTCGGAGGGAAGCTTCGTCCGGTACGAATTCCGCGACGGCGTGAACGTCCCCGACGGCAGCTACTCGAACAACTCGGCCGGCGTGGCGACGTTCACCTTCCGGTCGGGCGCCTGGCGCATGGACTGCTCCTGGACGTGGGAGGAGCGCATCGACTTTGGGGCCACGGTCAACCGTGGATCGGCCTCCGTGGTCACGAGCGACCCTCCGCCCACGGGACCCCTGAACCGCTCGGCCACGACAAACGTCACGATCCCGTGGATGCGGTCGCCGTGCTCCATGGACGAGCGCGAGGTCGAGATCAAGGGCATCGAGAACCGCGGCACGGAGCTTCGCGATCCCGCGGGGCGCCGCGTCGAGCTCATGGCCTGGCACGGCGGCAACGTCGACTGGCAGGACGAGTGCGCCTGCCAGGGCAACGACGCCTACTGGGAGACGCGCAAGGGCTTGATGCTGGACTGGTGGTTCGGAGGCCGCGTGAACAGCGATCGCGGGTGGATCGTGGCGACAGACGCCCCCGTGTACTGAGGCCTAGCACGCGCCTACTCCATCGCGAAAGGCTTTAAATCGGGCAAGGGCGAGCGGGGCGCATGCAGCCGTCCCGTCGCCGACCGCTCGTCCTCGCGCTCCTCCTCGTCGCCGTGGGCGCCCTGGGGGCCGTCGCCTCCTCGGGCCCGGCGCCAAACGTGGACTACTGCACGCCGCAGCCCGCCTTCACGCGCGGCCAGGTCTGCGGGGACATGGCGCGCAACGTGCACGCGACGGTCCAGCCCATCGACATCATCTTCGGAGGCTCGCTTCCCCACCCGGACGTGAAGGTCCTGCTGCTGCCGCCGGCGCACGGGGACCTCGGCAATCCGCTCTCGGGACCCAGCGTGCTCGACTACCAAGCGGCGATCCTGCGCGGCATCCACAAGTGGAACGAGATCATTCCCAAGTTCGCCGACGAGTTCCCCCAGTACGACTACGTTCGCGCCGTGACGGCCACGGTGGAGATCTGGGACGGGGTCTCCGCGATCGATCCGGCGGGCTTCGACTTCATCATCGCGTACACGGCAAGCGGCCCCGTCTTCCGCGGCGTGGCCGTGGGCCCGCCCTGCAGCACGTGCGTGCAGCAGGTGATCGACTCGCTGGGCCTGGGCGACGACGCGCACTACTCCAGCCGCTTCATCGTCCTCTCGCTGTTTGCGAACGCTCCCCGGGCCGGCCAGTTCTCGCCCGACTTCCCGGAGGTCAACGACATCGAGATCGTGACCATGCACGAGTTCGCGCACGTCTGGGGCGTGGGCCACACGCAGACGTGGTTTGCGGACACGGGCCCCGATCTCATGAACAGCCCCTACGCGTACATCTACGGCGACGGAAGCGCAGTGGGCGACGGCGGCGAGCGCACGCCGCTCATGTGCATCAGCTCCCTGGACCTCTACGCGCTCGCTCGCGTCTACGAGTGGCTCCCGAGCGGGACGTACCGCCCCTCGGCGCCCGGCATCCTGCCCGGCACGATCTCGGTCACGCTGCCCGCCGACGTTCCGTACAAGCTGTACTGCTAGCGCCGGCGTCCCTCAGCCAAGCGACTCGACCACGGGGGAAACCGTGAACCCCGGCTGTTGGCCGCCCAGCATCGCGTACACGCGATCGCCCACCGCAGCGGCACCCAGCCCATGCCGCGAGGTCGGCATGCGGGGAAGCGAGCGCCACTGGCCGGTGGACGGATCGTACGCCTCGGCCTCGTGGTACGTGCGCTGCGTGTCCTCGCCGCCCAGCACGACGAATTGTCCTTGGAAGGTCGCTGCGGCGATGCCTCCGCGCGGCGTGGGCATGGGCGCCAGGGCCGTCCAGGCGCCCGCCGCGGGGTCGAAGGCCTCGAGCGCGCCGGTGTTCGTCGTGAGCGTCATCTTGCGGCCGCCCACGGCGTAGATCTTGCCATCGAGCGCCACGGCGGCAAGATGGTCCCTCGTGGTCGGCAGGCTGGCAACGCTGCTCCAGGTCCGCATGGAAAGGTCGAAGACGTCCACCTCCGCCACGAGCGCGTTGCCGACGCCCACGCCCCCGACGAGATAGACCTTGCCGTCGAGCACCGCGGCCGCGTGCGCGCCACGCGCTCGCGGGAGGTTGGGCAGCGATTCCCACGCGCCGGCGGCCGGATCGAGCCGGAACGCAAGCGGCTGGGGCACGAAGGCGCTTGTCGTGTAGCCACCAAAGACGTACACCTTGCCGTCGTGCGCGACGGCAGCCGTGTGGTGGATGGGAAGCGGGAATTCGGGCGCGGCCGACCACGCGTCGGCCTCGGCGTCGTACACCTCGACGAGGCCCGTCGCGCGGACGTCGACAAAGCCG contains:
- a CDS encoding amidohydrolase produces the protein MPPDLDADLAALEPEMIARRRDVHQHPELGFKETRTAGVVADELRRLGLPVRTGVGRTGVVADLVGARPGPCILLRFDMDALPVQEATGAPYASVNAGVSHACGHDAHVAIGLALAKAFATRKAQIAGRIRFVFQPAEEIADGAKGMIADGALADPAPVASFGLHVWNKRPVGWIGATPGPCMAAVDRFEIELEGGGGHGALPHLANDAIVASAHVVAALQTVVARNVDPLEAAILSVGMIQGGDAFNVLPDRVRLRGTLRSYVPSTRDRVVARLTEVATGVAAALGCRAQVRVEALGIALANDEAAAARVREIARQTPGVTDVTATERTMGGEDMAYFLERAPGCFFFVGSANPEKGLDASHHTPAFDIDERALLVGARVLARVAADHVLR
- the tuf gene encoding translation elongation factor EF-1 subunit alpha — translated: MATKPHMNIVFIGHVDHGKSTTVGRLLLDTGTIPQYVLDQLKKEAEEKGKGGFEFAYVMDNLKEERERGVTIDIAHKKFETNKTYFTIIDAPGHRDFVKNMITGTSQADCAVIVVGASEGIQEQTREHVYLAKVLGVQQIIVAVNKMDTQNYDQKKFEAIKADAEKLLKTVGFKPEQVLGYIPISAYHGDNVAKKSDKLGWTKQTLVETLDAIKEPAKATDKPLRVPVQDVYTITGIGTVPVGRVETGVLKPGDKVIFNPSNKAGEVKDIEMHHEKIPQAGPGDNIGFNVRGVGKDDVRRGDVCGPQSNPPKVAKSFKAQVVVLKHPSAISVGYTPVFHCHTAQVACTFEALLEKKDPKTGATTEQNPQFLKTGDIGVVKIRPTRPLALETFKDIPQLARFAIRDMGTTVAAGICLEIES
- a CDS encoding sialidase family protein, which gives rise to MRPLFALLLAASLFSTVLSGCLDPAGTDRDAPDPPPSLFLPALVCDPVCNSVASGVATPANEPHIAVNPRNPLNIVAGGNDYTGPVADSWTGYYYSNDGGKTWTRGLTPGCPGCTPTVPPSPLSAFGLAGDAVVAFDKDGNAYLSGLATRRAGLTSSGGSAIFVSKSTDGGATWPQVTLVHTLDGTAGFHDKEWIATGPNGEVYVAWALFLASSLPSIVFSRSVDGGRTWLPAPVVISDLAGASLANQGAIVVVGSDGTLYVTWIDHATRRIVLARSTDRGDTWTRPTEVARITPIGQLPNAAYRTPDLHTFAIDASDGPTKDALYVAWHDKRNGDADIFLSRSLDGGATWSAPLRVNDDEVGNGKDQWMPGISVSDAGLVSLLFYDRREDSANKLLRTYYAWSDGERVLGNFALSDVAFDGDLGKGSAVGGAINPQASFMGDYQAIASGPGFAIGIWADTRTGATTNSDLYTARVQLPTR
- a CDS encoding kelch repeat-containing protein, with amino-acid sequence MRTAITLSVTALLVAGCLSPEEGDGNRPPDADGGQSSDPPPGSNEPREPPAARNDSREQAPAAAGNFSWRSHAPASAPRTEVAAAALGPRIYVIGGFVDVRATGLVEVYDAEADAWSAAPEFPLPIHHTAAVAHDGKVYVFGGYTTSAFVPQPLAFRLDPAAGAWESLPNLPRARGAHAAAVLDGKVYLVGGVGVGNALVAEVDVFDLSMRTWSSVASLPTTRDHLAAVALDGKIYAVGGRKMTLTTNTGALEAFDPAAGAWTALAPMPTPRGGIAAATFQGQFVVLGGEDTQRTYHEAEAYDPSTGQWRSLPRMPTSRHGLGAAAVGDRVYAMLGGQQPGFTVSPVVESLG